One stretch of Strix uralensis isolate ZFMK-TIS-50842 chromosome 17, bStrUra1, whole genome shotgun sequence DNA includes these proteins:
- the EWSR1 gene encoding RNA-binding protein EWS isoform X3 encodes MRGAGRRRRPDVGSAEEEGEKMASTDYSTYSQAAAQQGYSAYAPQPAQGYAQTTQTYGQQSYGTYGQPTDVSYTQPQTTATYGQTAYATSYGQPPTGYTTPTAPPAYSQPVQGYGTAAYDTNTATVTTTQASYAAPSAYGTQPAYPAYGQQPAASAPARPQDGSKPAETSQPQSSTTGYSQPSLGYGQSNYSYPQVPASYPMQPVTAPPSYPPTSYSSTQPSSYDQSTYSQQSTYGQQSTYGQQTSYGQQSSYGQQPPPTSYPPQTGSYSQAPSQYSQQSSSYGQQSSFRQDHPSSMNVYGQESGGFSGPGENRNMSGPDNRGRGRGGYDRGGMSRGGRGGGRGGMGSAGERGGFNKPGGHMEEGPDLDLGPPMDPDEDSDNSSVYVQGLNDNVTLEDLADFFKQCGVVKMNKRTGQPMINLYIDKETGKPKGDATVSFDDPSTAKTAVEWFDGKDFQGSKLKVALARKKGPMNSMRGGMPPREQRGMPPPLRGGPGGPGGPGGPGGPSGPMGRMGGRGGDRGGFSSRGPRGSRGNPSGGSVQHRAGDWQCPNPGCGNQNFAWRTECNQCKAPKPEGFLPPPFPPPGGDRGRGGPGGMRGGRGGGLMDRGGPGGGMFRGGRGGDRGGFRGGRGMDRGGYGGGGRRGGGGPGGPPGPLMEQMGGGGRGGRRGGPGKMDKGEHRQERRDRPY; translated from the exons ATGCGcggtgcggggcggcggcgacGGCCGGACGTTGGGAGCGCGGAGGAGGAAGGCGAGAAAATGGCGTCGAcgg atTATAGCACCTATAGCcaagctgcagctcagcaggg CTACAGCGCGTATGCACCTCAGCCAGCTCAAGGATATGCACAGACCACCCAG ACGTATGGGCAACAGAGTTACGGAACCTACGGCCAACCCACCGACGTCAGCTACACGCAGCCCCAGACAACTGCGACGTACGGGCAGACTGCGTATGCAACGTCCTACGGGCAGCCTCCTACCG GTTATACCACCCCGACTGCTCCCCCAGCGTACAGTCAGCCCGTCCAGGGGTACGGCACAGCCGCCTACGATACTAACACCGCTACGGTTACCACCACCCAGGCTTCTTACGCAGCGCCGTCCGCTTACGGCACCCAGCCCGCCTACCCAGCCTACGGGCAGCAGCCAGCAGCGTCCGCTCCCGCAAG ACCCCAGGATGGCAGCAAACCAGCAGAGACCAGCCAGCCACAATCGAGTACGACAGGCTACAGCCAGCCCAGCCTAGGGTACGGACAGAGCAACTACAGCTATCCTCAGGTGCCTGCCAGCTACCCCATGCAGCCGGTCACCGCACCTCCCTCCTATCCTCCTACCAG CTATTCCTCTACACAGCCAAGCAGTTACGATCAGAGCACTTACTCCCAGCAGAGCACCTACGGGCAACAGAGTACCTACGGACAACAGACTAGTTATGGCCAGCAAAGCAGCTACGGGCAGCAGCCGCCGCCAACTAGTTACCCGCCCCAGACGGGATCCTACAGCCAGGCCCCCAGCCAGtacagccagcagagcagcagctacGGCCAGCAGA GCTCGTTCCGTCAGGACCATCCTAGCAGCATGAACGTATACGGACAGGAATCCGGAGGCTTTTCAGGCCCAGGAGAGAACCGGAATATGAGCGGCCCTGATAACCGGGGCAGGGGAAGAGGGGGATATGATCGTGGAGGCATGAGCAGAGGTGGGCGGGGAGGAGGACGCGGTGGAATGGG CAGCGCTGGAGAGCGAGGTGGCTTCAATAAGCCTGGTG GACACATGGAGGAAGGACCGGACCTTGATTTAG GCCCACCTATGGACCCAGATGAGGACTCGGACAACAGTTCAGTTTATGTGCAGGGACTCAATGATAATGTGACCCTGGAGGATCTGGCAGACTTCTTCAAACAGTGCGGTGTTGTCAAG ATGAACAAGAGGACTGGGCAGCCTATGATAAACCTCTACATCGACAAAGAAACCGGCAAACCGAAGGGAGATGCCACGGTATCTTTCGATGACCCGTCTACCGCCAAAACAGCTGTCGAGTGGTTTGATG GGAAGGATTTCCAGGGCAGCAAGCTCAAAGTGGCCCTGGCGCGGAAGAAGGGCCCGATGAACAGCATGCGGGGCGGGATGCCCCCCCGGGAGCAGCGGGGAATGCCTCCCCCGCTCCGCGGAG GcccgggggggcccggcggccccggggggccCGGCGGCCCGAGCGGTCCCATGGGCCGGATGGGAGGCAGAGGTGGAGACCGGGGCGGCTTCTCCTCGCGAGGCCCGCGGGGATCCAGGGGAAACCCTTCTGGCGGGAGCGTCCAGCACCGGGCCGGCGACTGGCAGTGTCCCAACCC GGGATGCGGAAACCAGAACTTCGCCTGGAGAACGGAGTGCAACCAGTGCAAGGCTCCCAAACCAGAAGGGTTTCTGCCGCCTCCTTTCCCCCCTCCAG GCGGAGACCGCGGGCGAGGTGGCCCTGGGGGCATGCGAGGCGGGCGAGGAGGTGGCCTCATGGACCGCGGGGGACCCGGTGGTGGCATGTTCAGAGGCGGCCGCGGTGGAGACAGAGGTGGATTCAGAGGAGGCCGGGGTATGGATCGAGGTGGCTACGGAGGAGGTGGCCGGCGGGGGGGAGGAGGACCCGGGGGCCCCCCCGGACCCCTGATGGAGCAGATGGGAGGCGGAGGCAGAGGCGGACGGCGCGGGGGACCCGGAAAGATGGACAA GGGCGAGCACCGCCAGGAGCGCAGAGACCGGCCCTACTAG
- the EWSR1 gene encoding RNA-binding protein EWS isoform X5 produces MRGAGRRRRPDVGSAEEEGEKMASTDYSTYSQAAAQQGYSAYAPQPAQGYAQTTQTYGQQSYGTYGQPTDVSYTQPQTTATYGQTAYATSYGQPPTGYTTPTAPPAYSQPVQGYGTAAYDTNTATVTTTQASYAAPSAYGTQPAYPAYGQQPAASAPARPQDGSKPAETSQPQSSTTGYSQPSLGYGQSNYSYPQVPASYPMQPVTAPPSYPPTSYSSTQPSSYDQSTYSQQSTYGQQSTYGQQTSYGQQSSYGQQPPPTSYPPQTGSYSQAPSQYSQQSSSYGQQSSFRQDHPSSMNVYGQESGGFSGPGENRNMSGPDNRGRGRGGYDRGGMSRGGRGGGRGGMGLQSESLVYTSILKKYPYSVLSRQHNEKWD; encoded by the exons ATGCGcggtgcggggcggcggcgacGGCCGGACGTTGGGAGCGCGGAGGAGGAAGGCGAGAAAATGGCGTCGAcgg atTATAGCACCTATAGCcaagctgcagctcagcaggg CTACAGCGCGTATGCACCTCAGCCAGCTCAAGGATATGCACAGACCACCCAG ACGTATGGGCAACAGAGTTACGGAACCTACGGCCAACCCACCGACGTCAGCTACACGCAGCCCCAGACAACTGCGACGTACGGGCAGACTGCGTATGCAACGTCCTACGGGCAGCCTCCTACCG GTTATACCACCCCGACTGCTCCCCCAGCGTACAGTCAGCCCGTCCAGGGGTACGGCACAGCCGCCTACGATACTAACACCGCTACGGTTACCACCACCCAGGCTTCTTACGCAGCGCCGTCCGCTTACGGCACCCAGCCCGCCTACCCAGCCTACGGGCAGCAGCCAGCAGCGTCCGCTCCCGCAAG ACCCCAGGATGGCAGCAAACCAGCAGAGACCAGCCAGCCACAATCGAGTACGACAGGCTACAGCCAGCCCAGCCTAGGGTACGGACAGAGCAACTACAGCTATCCTCAGGTGCCTGCCAGCTACCCCATGCAGCCGGTCACCGCACCTCCCTCCTATCCTCCTACCAG CTATTCCTCTACACAGCCAAGCAGTTACGATCAGAGCACTTACTCCCAGCAGAGCACCTACGGGCAACAGAGTACCTACGGACAACAGACTAGTTATGGCCAGCAAAGCAGCTACGGGCAGCAGCCGCCGCCAACTAGTTACCCGCCCCAGACGGGATCCTACAGCCAGGCCCCCAGCCAGtacagccagcagagcagcagctacGGCCAGCAGA GCTCGTTCCGTCAGGACCATCCTAGCAGCATGAACGTATACGGACAGGAATCCGGAGGCTTTTCAGGCCCAGGAGAGAACCGGAATATGAGCGGCCCTGATAACCGGGGCAGGGGAAGAGGGGGATATGATCGTGGAGGCATGAGCAGAGGTGGGCGGGGAGGAGGACGCGGTGGAATGGG GTTACAAAGTGAGAGCCTTGTATACACTTCAATACTTAAAAAGTACCCGTACTCAGTACTCAGCCGGCAGCATAATGAAAAGTGGGACTAG
- the EWSR1 gene encoding RNA-binding protein EWS isoform X4 translates to MRGAGRRRRPDVGSAEEEGEKMASTDYSTYSQAAAQQGYSAYAPQPAQGYAQTTQTYGQQSYGTYGQPTDVSYTQPQTTATYGQTAYATSYGQPPTGYTTPTAPPAYSQPVQGYGTAAYDTNTATVTTTQASYAAPSAYGTQPAYPAYGQQPAASAPARPQDGSKPAETSQPQSSTTGYSQPSLGYGQSNYSYPQVPASYPMQPVTAPPSYPPTSYSSTQPSSYDQSTYSQQSTYGQQSTYGQQTSYGQQSSYGQQPPPTSYPPQTGSYSQAPSQYSQQSSSYGQQSSFRQDHPSSMNVYGQESGGFSGPGENRNMSGPDNRGRGRGGYDRGGMSRGGRGGGRGGMGAGERGGFNKPGGHMEEGPDLDLGPPMDPDEDSDNSSVYVQGLNDNVTLEDLADFFKQCGVVKMNKRTGQPMINLYIDKETGKPKGDATVSFDDPSTAKTAVEWFDGKDFQGSKLKVALARKKGPMNSMRGGMPPREQRGMPPPLRGGPGGPGGPGGPGGPSGPMGRMGGRGGDRGGFSSRGPRGSRGNPSGGSVQHRAGDWQCPNPGCGNQNFAWRTECNQCKAPKPEGFLPPPFPPPGGDRGRGGPGGMRGGRGGGLMDRGGPGGGMFRGGRGGDRGGFRGGRGMDRGGYGGGGRRGGGGPGGPPGPLMEQMGGGGRGGRRGGPGKMDKGEHRQERRDRPY, encoded by the exons ATGCGcggtgcggggcggcggcgacGGCCGGACGTTGGGAGCGCGGAGGAGGAAGGCGAGAAAATGGCGTCGAcgg atTATAGCACCTATAGCcaagctgcagctcagcaggg CTACAGCGCGTATGCACCTCAGCCAGCTCAAGGATATGCACAGACCACCCAG ACGTATGGGCAACAGAGTTACGGAACCTACGGCCAACCCACCGACGTCAGCTACACGCAGCCCCAGACAACTGCGACGTACGGGCAGACTGCGTATGCAACGTCCTACGGGCAGCCTCCTACCG GTTATACCACCCCGACTGCTCCCCCAGCGTACAGTCAGCCCGTCCAGGGGTACGGCACAGCCGCCTACGATACTAACACCGCTACGGTTACCACCACCCAGGCTTCTTACGCAGCGCCGTCCGCTTACGGCACCCAGCCCGCCTACCCAGCCTACGGGCAGCAGCCAGCAGCGTCCGCTCCCGCAAG ACCCCAGGATGGCAGCAAACCAGCAGAGACCAGCCAGCCACAATCGAGTACGACAGGCTACAGCCAGCCCAGCCTAGGGTACGGACAGAGCAACTACAGCTATCCTCAGGTGCCTGCCAGCTACCCCATGCAGCCGGTCACCGCACCTCCCTCCTATCCTCCTACCAG CTATTCCTCTACACAGCCAAGCAGTTACGATCAGAGCACTTACTCCCAGCAGAGCACCTACGGGCAACAGAGTACCTACGGACAACAGACTAGTTATGGCCAGCAAAGCAGCTACGGGCAGCAGCCGCCGCCAACTAGTTACCCGCCCCAGACGGGATCCTACAGCCAGGCCCCCAGCCAGtacagccagcagagcagcagctacGGCCAGCAGA GCTCGTTCCGTCAGGACCATCCTAGCAGCATGAACGTATACGGACAGGAATCCGGAGGCTTTTCAGGCCCAGGAGAGAACCGGAATATGAGCGGCCCTGATAACCGGGGCAGGGGAAGAGGGGGATATGATCGTGGAGGCATGAGCAGAGGTGGGCGGGGAGGAGGACGCGGTGGAATGGG CGCTGGAGAGCGAGGTGGCTTCAATAAGCCTGGTG GACACATGGAGGAAGGACCGGACCTTGATTTAG GCCCACCTATGGACCCAGATGAGGACTCGGACAACAGTTCAGTTTATGTGCAGGGACTCAATGATAATGTGACCCTGGAGGATCTGGCAGACTTCTTCAAACAGTGCGGTGTTGTCAAG ATGAACAAGAGGACTGGGCAGCCTATGATAAACCTCTACATCGACAAAGAAACCGGCAAACCGAAGGGAGATGCCACGGTATCTTTCGATGACCCGTCTACCGCCAAAACAGCTGTCGAGTGGTTTGATG GGAAGGATTTCCAGGGCAGCAAGCTCAAAGTGGCCCTGGCGCGGAAGAAGGGCCCGATGAACAGCATGCGGGGCGGGATGCCCCCCCGGGAGCAGCGGGGAATGCCTCCCCCGCTCCGCGGAG GcccgggggggcccggcggccccggggggccCGGCGGCCCGAGCGGTCCCATGGGCCGGATGGGAGGCAGAGGTGGAGACCGGGGCGGCTTCTCCTCGCGAGGCCCGCGGGGATCCAGGGGAAACCCTTCTGGCGGGAGCGTCCAGCACCGGGCCGGCGACTGGCAGTGTCCCAACCC GGGATGCGGAAACCAGAACTTCGCCTGGAGAACGGAGTGCAACCAGTGCAAGGCTCCCAAACCAGAAGGGTTTCTGCCGCCTCCTTTCCCCCCTCCAG GCGGAGACCGCGGGCGAGGTGGCCCTGGGGGCATGCGAGGCGGGCGAGGAGGTGGCCTCATGGACCGCGGGGGACCCGGTGGTGGCATGTTCAGAGGCGGCCGCGGTGGAGACAGAGGTGGATTCAGAGGAGGCCGGGGTATGGATCGAGGTGGCTACGGAGGAGGTGGCCGGCGGGGGGGAGGAGGACCCGGGGGCCCCCCCGGACCCCTGATGGAGCAGATGGGAGGCGGAGGCAGAGGCGGACGGCGCGGGGGACCCGGAAAGATGGACAA GGGCGAGCACCGCCAGGAGCGCAGAGACCGGCCCTACTAG
- the EWSR1 gene encoding RNA-binding protein EWS isoform X2, producing MRGAGRRRRPDVGSAEEEGEKMASTDYSTYSQAAAQQGYSAYAPQPAQGYAQTTQTYGQQSYGTYGQPTDVSYTQPQTTATYGQTAYATSYGQPPTVEGTSTGYTTPTAPPAYSQPVQGYGTAAYDTNTATVTTTQASYAAPSAYGTQPAYPAYGQQPAASAPARPQDGSKPAETSQPQSSTTGYSQPSLGYGQSNYSYPQVPASYPMQPVTAPPSYPPTSYSSTQPSSYDQSTYSQQSTYGQQSTYGQQTSYGQQSSYGQQPPPTSYPPQTGSYSQAPSQYSQQSSSYGQQSSFRQDHPSSMNVYGQESGGFSGPGENRNMSGPDNRGRGRGGYDRGGMSRGGRGGGRGGMGAGERGGFNKPGGHMEEGPDLDLGPPMDPDEDSDNSSVYVQGLNDNVTLEDLADFFKQCGVVKMNKRTGQPMINLYIDKETGKPKGDATVSFDDPSTAKTAVEWFDGKDFQGSKLKVALARKKGPMNSMRGGMPPREQRGMPPPLRGGPGGPGGPGGPGGPSGPMGRMGGRGGDRGGFSSRGPRGSRGNPSGGSVQHRAGDWQCPNPGCGNQNFAWRTECNQCKAPKPEGFLPPPFPPPGGDRGRGGPGGMRGGRGGGLMDRGGPGGGMFRGGRGGDRGGFRGGRGMDRGGYGGGGRRGGGGPGGPPGPLMEQMGGGGRGGRRGGPGKMDKGEHRQERRDRPY from the exons ATGCGcggtgcggggcggcggcgacGGCCGGACGTTGGGAGCGCGGAGGAGGAAGGCGAGAAAATGGCGTCGAcgg atTATAGCACCTATAGCcaagctgcagctcagcaggg CTACAGCGCGTATGCACCTCAGCCAGCTCAAGGATATGCACAGACCACCCAG ACGTATGGGCAACAGAGTTACGGAACCTACGGCCAACCCACCGACGTCAGCTACACGCAGCCCCAGACAACTGCGACGTACGGGCAGACTGCGTATGCAACGTCCTACGGGCAGCCTCCTACCG TAGAAGGGACCAGTACAG GTTATACCACCCCGACTGCTCCCCCAGCGTACAGTCAGCCCGTCCAGGGGTACGGCACAGCCGCCTACGATACTAACACCGCTACGGTTACCACCACCCAGGCTTCTTACGCAGCGCCGTCCGCTTACGGCACCCAGCCCGCCTACCCAGCCTACGGGCAGCAGCCAGCAGCGTCCGCTCCCGCAAG ACCCCAGGATGGCAGCAAACCAGCAGAGACCAGCCAGCCACAATCGAGTACGACAGGCTACAGCCAGCCCAGCCTAGGGTACGGACAGAGCAACTACAGCTATCCTCAGGTGCCTGCCAGCTACCCCATGCAGCCGGTCACCGCACCTCCCTCCTATCCTCCTACCAG CTATTCCTCTACACAGCCAAGCAGTTACGATCAGAGCACTTACTCCCAGCAGAGCACCTACGGGCAACAGAGTACCTACGGACAACAGACTAGTTATGGCCAGCAAAGCAGCTACGGGCAGCAGCCGCCGCCAACTAGTTACCCGCCCCAGACGGGATCCTACAGCCAGGCCCCCAGCCAGtacagccagcagagcagcagctacGGCCAGCAGA GCTCGTTCCGTCAGGACCATCCTAGCAGCATGAACGTATACGGACAGGAATCCGGAGGCTTTTCAGGCCCAGGAGAGAACCGGAATATGAGCGGCCCTGATAACCGGGGCAGGGGAAGAGGGGGATATGATCGTGGAGGCATGAGCAGAGGTGGGCGGGGAGGAGGACGCGGTGGAATGGG CGCTGGAGAGCGAGGTGGCTTCAATAAGCCTGGTG GACACATGGAGGAAGGACCGGACCTTGATTTAG GCCCACCTATGGACCCAGATGAGGACTCGGACAACAGTTCAGTTTATGTGCAGGGACTCAATGATAATGTGACCCTGGAGGATCTGGCAGACTTCTTCAAACAGTGCGGTGTTGTCAAG ATGAACAAGAGGACTGGGCAGCCTATGATAAACCTCTACATCGACAAAGAAACCGGCAAACCGAAGGGAGATGCCACGGTATCTTTCGATGACCCGTCTACCGCCAAAACAGCTGTCGAGTGGTTTGATG GGAAGGATTTCCAGGGCAGCAAGCTCAAAGTGGCCCTGGCGCGGAAGAAGGGCCCGATGAACAGCATGCGGGGCGGGATGCCCCCCCGGGAGCAGCGGGGAATGCCTCCCCCGCTCCGCGGAG GcccgggggggcccggcggccccggggggccCGGCGGCCCGAGCGGTCCCATGGGCCGGATGGGAGGCAGAGGTGGAGACCGGGGCGGCTTCTCCTCGCGAGGCCCGCGGGGATCCAGGGGAAACCCTTCTGGCGGGAGCGTCCAGCACCGGGCCGGCGACTGGCAGTGTCCCAACCC GGGATGCGGAAACCAGAACTTCGCCTGGAGAACGGAGTGCAACCAGTGCAAGGCTCCCAAACCAGAAGGGTTTCTGCCGCCTCCTTTCCCCCCTCCAG GCGGAGACCGCGGGCGAGGTGGCCCTGGGGGCATGCGAGGCGGGCGAGGAGGTGGCCTCATGGACCGCGGGGGACCCGGTGGTGGCATGTTCAGAGGCGGCCGCGGTGGAGACAGAGGTGGATTCAGAGGAGGCCGGGGTATGGATCGAGGTGGCTACGGAGGAGGTGGCCGGCGGGGGGGAGGAGGACCCGGGGGCCCCCCCGGACCCCTGATGGAGCAGATGGGAGGCGGAGGCAGAGGCGGACGGCGCGGGGGACCCGGAAAGATGGACAA GGGCGAGCACCGCCAGGAGCGCAGAGACCGGCCCTACTAG
- the EWSR1 gene encoding RNA-binding protein EWS isoform X1, which yields MRGAGRRRRPDVGSAEEEGEKMASTDYSTYSQAAAQQGYSAYAPQPAQGYAQTTQTYGQQSYGTYGQPTDVSYTQPQTTATYGQTAYATSYGQPPTVEGTSTGYTTPTAPPAYSQPVQGYGTAAYDTNTATVTTTQASYAAPSAYGTQPAYPAYGQQPAASAPARPQDGSKPAETSQPQSSTTGYSQPSLGYGQSNYSYPQVPASYPMQPVTAPPSYPPTSYSSTQPSSYDQSTYSQQSTYGQQSTYGQQTSYGQQSSYGQQPPPTSYPPQTGSYSQAPSQYSQQSSSYGQQSSFRQDHPSSMNVYGQESGGFSGPGENRNMSGPDNRGRGRGGYDRGGMSRGGRGGGRGGMGSAGERGGFNKPGGHMEEGPDLDLGPPMDPDEDSDNSSVYVQGLNDNVTLEDLADFFKQCGVVKMNKRTGQPMINLYIDKETGKPKGDATVSFDDPSTAKTAVEWFDGKDFQGSKLKVALARKKGPMNSMRGGMPPREQRGMPPPLRGGPGGPGGPGGPGGPSGPMGRMGGRGGDRGGFSSRGPRGSRGNPSGGSVQHRAGDWQCPNPGCGNQNFAWRTECNQCKAPKPEGFLPPPFPPPGGDRGRGGPGGMRGGRGGGLMDRGGPGGGMFRGGRGGDRGGFRGGRGMDRGGYGGGGRRGGGGPGGPPGPLMEQMGGGGRGGRRGGPGKMDKGEHRQERRDRPY from the exons ATGCGcggtgcggggcggcggcgacGGCCGGACGTTGGGAGCGCGGAGGAGGAAGGCGAGAAAATGGCGTCGAcgg atTATAGCACCTATAGCcaagctgcagctcagcaggg CTACAGCGCGTATGCACCTCAGCCAGCTCAAGGATATGCACAGACCACCCAG ACGTATGGGCAACAGAGTTACGGAACCTACGGCCAACCCACCGACGTCAGCTACACGCAGCCCCAGACAACTGCGACGTACGGGCAGACTGCGTATGCAACGTCCTACGGGCAGCCTCCTACCG TAGAAGGGACCAGTACAG GTTATACCACCCCGACTGCTCCCCCAGCGTACAGTCAGCCCGTCCAGGGGTACGGCACAGCCGCCTACGATACTAACACCGCTACGGTTACCACCACCCAGGCTTCTTACGCAGCGCCGTCCGCTTACGGCACCCAGCCCGCCTACCCAGCCTACGGGCAGCAGCCAGCAGCGTCCGCTCCCGCAAG ACCCCAGGATGGCAGCAAACCAGCAGAGACCAGCCAGCCACAATCGAGTACGACAGGCTACAGCCAGCCCAGCCTAGGGTACGGACAGAGCAACTACAGCTATCCTCAGGTGCCTGCCAGCTACCCCATGCAGCCGGTCACCGCACCTCCCTCCTATCCTCCTACCAG CTATTCCTCTACACAGCCAAGCAGTTACGATCAGAGCACTTACTCCCAGCAGAGCACCTACGGGCAACAGAGTACCTACGGACAACAGACTAGTTATGGCCAGCAAAGCAGCTACGGGCAGCAGCCGCCGCCAACTAGTTACCCGCCCCAGACGGGATCCTACAGCCAGGCCCCCAGCCAGtacagccagcagagcagcagctacGGCCAGCAGA GCTCGTTCCGTCAGGACCATCCTAGCAGCATGAACGTATACGGACAGGAATCCGGAGGCTTTTCAGGCCCAGGAGAGAACCGGAATATGAGCGGCCCTGATAACCGGGGCAGGGGAAGAGGGGGATATGATCGTGGAGGCATGAGCAGAGGTGGGCGGGGAGGAGGACGCGGTGGAATGGG CAGCGCTGGAGAGCGAGGTGGCTTCAATAAGCCTGGTG GACACATGGAGGAAGGACCGGACCTTGATTTAG GCCCACCTATGGACCCAGATGAGGACTCGGACAACAGTTCAGTTTATGTGCAGGGACTCAATGATAATGTGACCCTGGAGGATCTGGCAGACTTCTTCAAACAGTGCGGTGTTGTCAAG ATGAACAAGAGGACTGGGCAGCCTATGATAAACCTCTACATCGACAAAGAAACCGGCAAACCGAAGGGAGATGCCACGGTATCTTTCGATGACCCGTCTACCGCCAAAACAGCTGTCGAGTGGTTTGATG GGAAGGATTTCCAGGGCAGCAAGCTCAAAGTGGCCCTGGCGCGGAAGAAGGGCCCGATGAACAGCATGCGGGGCGGGATGCCCCCCCGGGAGCAGCGGGGAATGCCTCCCCCGCTCCGCGGAG GcccgggggggcccggcggccccggggggccCGGCGGCCCGAGCGGTCCCATGGGCCGGATGGGAGGCAGAGGTGGAGACCGGGGCGGCTTCTCCTCGCGAGGCCCGCGGGGATCCAGGGGAAACCCTTCTGGCGGGAGCGTCCAGCACCGGGCCGGCGACTGGCAGTGTCCCAACCC GGGATGCGGAAACCAGAACTTCGCCTGGAGAACGGAGTGCAACCAGTGCAAGGCTCCCAAACCAGAAGGGTTTCTGCCGCCTCCTTTCCCCCCTCCAG GCGGAGACCGCGGGCGAGGTGGCCCTGGGGGCATGCGAGGCGGGCGAGGAGGTGGCCTCATGGACCGCGGGGGACCCGGTGGTGGCATGTTCAGAGGCGGCCGCGGTGGAGACAGAGGTGGATTCAGAGGAGGCCGGGGTATGGATCGAGGTGGCTACGGAGGAGGTGGCCGGCGGGGGGGAGGAGGACCCGGGGGCCCCCCCGGACCCCTGATGGAGCAGATGGGAGGCGGAGGCAGAGGCGGACGGCGCGGGGGACCCGGAAAGATGGACAA GGGCGAGCACCGCCAGGAGCGCAGAGACCGGCCCTACTAG